The sequence TTTACCGCCCCCTGCACAAAGCCCGGTTGCCCGGTAGCGGCGACATCAAACACGCAGCCCTCCATCATCCACTCGTTGACTCCAGCCTCACGGCAGAGGCGGGTGGCCTGCTGAATCTGGGCCGGGGCCACCCCCAGCAGCGATGGAAACTGGCTGGGGAAGTTGCGCTGAGTAAAGCTGTCGGTGGACTGGCCGGGGGCGTAGTCAAACAGCGACTCGCCCGGCGACACCCGCCAGCTGTCGCCAAACTGGCGGTAGAGCTGTTGGTAAAAGGCATTTTGTACCTGGTTTAACGGCACCGGGGCCGGAATCAGCCCCTGCACCAGGCGGGCGACTGGCGCGTAGACATCTTGGGGGGGCAGCACCGCGCCGCCGCGAATTTGCAAATCGTCGTTGGGGTTGCGGTTGACGTTGCCCAACAGGCCCTGGTAGACCCCCGCCCGCCGGGGCACCTCCGGCGACAGGGTCAAAAAGGCTGCGCCGCCCATGGGGGTTTGCGATACCTGCAAGCTTTCGCCAGTGGGCCAGGTGATCTGGTAGCGGCTACCAACTCGCACGACAATCCCCCCGCCGGGCAGGGGTGTCGTGCCTTCAGCCAAAGCGGTGGGGCTGCCGTCTAACCACACTGGGGAGCGGCCATCGGGTGCCGCTTGGGCATAGATCGCCAGACGATGGCCACCAACCTGCATGGCTACCGCCGTATTCATTGATAGGGGTCGGCCAGGAATCTGCCCCTGCCGTGCCTGTACCTGGAAGTGGCCATCGGTGGCCGCTGTCAGCCAAAATTCGCCAACGGTTTGAAAGCTGTAGCGGTAGCCGTCGTAGGTGATCAGGTGGGGGTCGCCGTAGCTGGTGCCTCGGGCGCGATCGCCGTCGCCGCCCCAGGGGCTACCGGGGCCATCGACCGGCGGCTCCACTGGCGCTTCTTCGGGTTCACAGGGGTTTTCGACTGGGTCAATGCCCAGTTCGGCATCGTTGGGGTAGCCGGTGAGGGCAATGATCGCCTGGGGCGATCGCACCGAGGTGACTCCGGCAGGCATCGAGCCATCAGGGCAGCGGCAGGTTTCGCCCAGGCAATACTGGCGGCTAAAGCTACCGCTGATGCGCGTCGTCTCGCTGTCGCCCCAGCGAATTGCGCCGTGGCCGTTGCTGATTACCTCCACTGAAACCACCTGGGCCTCAGGCAAGGTGAGCCGGTAGAGGCGCTGAAGGGTGCGGGTAATGCGTCGCCCCTGGGGAATAGCTAAGGTTTGGATTTCTCTGCGATCGCCGGTAATGCCCGGCCCGCTGGTGTTCCAATCGCTGAGGCGGGGATTGCGCTCTAGGCCCATGGCCCAGGTTTGCAAAAACCTCTCTCGGTTGGCCATCAAGCCCAAAAACCGATCAATCCAGGCGGTCTCGGCGGCGGGGGCAGGCAGCGGGGGGGTAAAGGCGCGATCGAGCAGGGCCCACACCGACTCGCCGCTGTGGGCCATATGGGCAAACACCCCCAAGGCCTCGTAGCTGCGATCTTCAATTTGGTTGTGGGTGGTCAAATACTGTCGCCAGCGGCTTTCGCCCAACGGCGAACCGCCCGCATAGGTTTCTCCGGCCCAGGTGGCCGAGCCCTCTAGCACCCAGGGGGGCGGGGTGTAGAGCGCCCCCAGCTTTTCGCGCTGGTAGCAGTGATAGATCTCATGGGCGATGTTGCTGCGTTTGGCCGGGTCTGGCAAGCCAGACCCGGCGTCAGATACCACAATCAGGCAGGCCTGCCACTCGCCGGTTGACTCATGGCCTGCGCGGCCTTCCAGCACCCGGATATCTACCCATTGGCCGGGATCAGCTGGATCTCGCACGGCGGCTCGACTGGTGGCCAAGTGGTGCCCGCTGGGGTCATCAGTGCGAATGTATTGACGCTGATAGGCCGGGTCTCGGGTAACCACAATGGGGTGGGTAAACCGATGGCCCGTTTGGGCTTGAATGTAGGTCTGGGCCTCCGCCCCTAGGCGATCGAGCTCGGCATCAGCCGGGGCCGATCGCCCTAGGCTAGTCAGCACCAGCGCTAGCGCCAGAGAAAACAACACACCTAACCGCAGCCAGGTGAACCGGGGCAACCGCGAAACCATAGCCAAACCCAAGCCTCTCTAACATCGTTCTAGTGCACGAGTAGTCTGGCCAAGCCAAAGATGACCGGTTAGGGGGTTCAAGGTGTCAGGTTCTAGGTCTACCATGAACCGAACACCCTCAACCTTTAGAGCCTGTCATAATTAGCTTGGTCAAGCACTAGATGCCTGAGTTTTCAGCTTGGGCAGGGCCGATTCCGGATGGGGTTTACTAAACCTAACGTTCTACTGGGCTAGCAGCCTGCTAAGAGGGCCTGAGCCAAAAACTCTGATGCAGAGCCAAAAATTCCGCTGCGTCGGCTTAGGATCTTCCACGGCGCTGAGTTTAACAGAA is a genomic window of Nodosilinea sp. E11 containing:
- a CDS encoding VWD domain-containing protein; translated protein: MVSRLPRFTWLRLGVLFSLALALVLTSLGRSAPADAELDRLGAEAQTYIQAQTGHRFTHPIVVTRDPAYQRQYIRTDDPSGHHLATSRAAVRDPADPGQWVDIRVLEGRAGHESTGEWQACLIVVSDAGSGLPDPAKRSNIAHEIYHCYQREKLGALYTPPPWVLEGSATWAGETYAGGSPLGESRWRQYLTTHNQIEDRSYEALGVFAHMAHSGESVWALLDRAFTPPLPAPAAETAWIDRFLGLMANRERFLQTWAMGLERNPRLSDWNTSGPGITGDRREIQTLAIPQGRRITRTLQRLYRLTLPEAQVVSVEVISNGHGAIRWGDSETTRISGSFSRQYCLGETCRCPDGSMPAGVTSVRSPQAIIALTGYPNDAELGIDPVENPCEPEEAPVEPPVDGPGSPWGGDGDRARGTSYGDPHLITYDGYRYSFQTVGEFWLTAATDGHFQVQARQGQIPGRPLSMNTAVAMQVGGHRLAIYAQAAPDGRSPVWLDGSPTALAEGTTPLPGGGIVVRVGSRYQITWPTGESLQVSQTPMGGAAFLTLSPEVPRRAGVYQGLLGNVNRNPNDDLQIRGGAVLPPQDVYAPVARLVQGLIPAPVPLNQVQNAFYQQLYRQFGDSWRVSPGESLFDYAPGQSTDSFTQRNFPSQFPSLLGVAPAQIQQATRLCREAGVNEWMMEGCVFDVAATGQPGFVQGAVNAIATTLIDQVQNRVEDEIRRRLPFPLPRLPF